A portion of the Daphnia magna isolate NIES linkage group LG4, ASM2063170v1.1, whole genome shotgun sequence genome contains these proteins:
- the LOC116921900 gene encoding probable arginine--tRNA ligase, mitochondrial: MAIALRSSLATKVLQALRGVSNIDTLPIESQLVSAFQINQNSTKTRIELQLPLYTVVGERQNHVEKKLMFRKGSEIIEKFETNNSVTGISLSPPESKIPFLNFHLDISCYSRNLLSDILGTSEEAYVSRKLFFLPKDQIVIEFSSPNIAKPFHVGHLRSTIHGNFLSNLFHALGHNVKRLNYLGDWGTQFGLLQFGIDQGWLSWEEISKSPIRSLLEIYVKANTMAEKDESVTARARSLFQKLESGDEELLKNWREIRQFTVTELRQTYARLGVKFDEFNWESQYGIKELSDVLSILEKSGRLITKAEGTKVVRLNDQRTVTLVKSDGSSLYLTRDVAAAIDRWNRFPFRRMFYVVDNAQSDHFVALKSLLSFMGHTWANNIEHVKFGRIKGMSTRKGTIVFLSDLLDEAHIRMKAKQIASPNTRVAIEENPEITDILAISAVVINDLKQRRQRDYTFNWDDALQDKGDTGIRLQYTHSRLHSLEKMCGVSLPEELLSLNTSLIQEPELINVMRDLGMFHQVLQDSYNQLEPCVLVRYLFDLSHSLGVALKTMPVKNQEKELAQVRLAIFSASKRILSIGLKILGVQPLLQM; this comes from the exons ATGGCTATTGCACTCAGAAGTTCTCTTGCAACCAAG GTTTTGCAAGCTCTGAGAGGTGTTAGCAATATTGATACTTTGCCAATAGAAAGTCAGCTTGTGAGTGCCTTTCAAAtcaatcaaaattcaaccaagACTCGAATTGAATTACAACTTCCTCTCTATACTGTAGTTGGAGAGAGACAAAACCATGTtgagaaaaaattaatgtttcGAAAAGGCAGTGAAATtatagaaaaatttgaaactaaTAATTCAGTTACTGGGATATCTCTATCTCCACCTGAGTCAAAAAtcccatttttaaattttcatctTGACATCAGTTGCTATAGTCGCAATTTGCTGTCAGATATTTTAGGCACCAGTGAAGAAGCTTATGTTTCCAGAAAACTGTTTTTCCTGCCTAAAGACCAAATTGTTATTGAATTTAGTTCCCCAAATATTGCCAAGCCCTTTCATGTTGGGCATTTGAGATCAACCATTCATGGGAATTTTCTTTCTAATCTCTTTCATGCCCTAGGTCATAATGTCAAGCGACTTAACTATCTTGGTGATTGGGGGACCCAATTTGGGCTTCTCCAGTTTGGGATTGACCAAGGTTGGCTTAGTTGGGAAGAGATTTCAAAAAGTCCTATACGTTCGCTGCTAGAGATATACGTGAAAGCCAACACTATGGCTGAAAAAGACGAAAGCGTTACTGCTAGAGCACGTAGCTTGTTCCAAAAGCTAGAAAGTGGTGATgaagaattgttgaaaaattGGAGAGAAATTCGGCAGTTCACCGTAACAGAACTGCGTCAAACTTATGCCCGTCTTGGCGTTAAATTTGACGAATTCAACTGGGAATCCCAGTATGGGATAAAGGAACTAAGCGATGTGTTGTCAATTCTAGAGAAATCTGGACGCCTTATAACAAAAGCTGAAGGAACAAAAGTCGTCCGTCTAAATGACCAAAGAACGGTTACATTAGTCAAAAGTGACGGTTCAAGTTTATATCTAACACGAGACGTGGCCGCGGCCATAGACCGATGGAACCGTTTCCCTTTTCGAAGGATGTTCTATGTTGTAGATAATGCTCAATCCGACCACTTTGTAGCTCTGAAAAGTCTTCTCAGTTTTATGGGTCATACTTGGGCAAATAACATCGAGCATGTGAAGTTTGGTCGTATAAAAGGCATGTCCACCCGAAAAGGAACGATAGTCTTCCTAAGTGATTTACTGGATGAAGCACACATAAGAATGAAAGCCAAACAAATTGCAAGCCCAAATACGAGAGTTGCAATTGAAGAAAATCCTGAAATCACCGATATTTTGGCTATATCCGCCGTAGTCATTAACGATCTCAAGCAACGAAGACAAAGAGACTACACTTTTAATTGGGACGATGCTCTTCAG GATAAAGGAGATACCGGCATCCGCTTGCAGTATACACATTCTCGACTGCACAGCCTAGAGAAAATGTGCGGCGTGAGTCTACCTGAAGAACTTCTTAGCCTGAATACTAGTTTAATTCAGGAACCTGAATTGATCAATGTGATGAGGGACTTGGGAATGTTCCATCAAGTGTTACAGGATTCCTATAATCAGCTCGAACCGTGTGTTCTAGTTAGATATCTTTTTGATCTAAG TCATTCGCTCGGCGTAGCGCTGAAAACCATGCCTGTaaagaatcaagaaaaagaattggcTCAAGTCCGTTTAGCAATATTTTCTGCATCAAAGCGCATCCTGAGTATCGGCTTGAAAATCCTCGGTGTACAACCTCTTCTACAAATGTAA
- the LOC116921901 gene encoding lipoamide acyltransferase component of branched-chain alpha-keto acid dehydrogenase complex, mitochondrial isoform X2, translating to MRRQGLVCHLGLQRHLFTVGRDWCRKFIRVNMASATRRIVCSFRQHKLFYLKSRLQYNAVALPFNLAGPYGYVEQIHPLATRFFHASKTFYGEKVPFKLSDIGEGITEVTVKEWYVKEGDKVAQFDPICEVQSDKASVTITSRYDGLISKLHYAVDEMAKVGTPLVDIEVSGSVSEAPVEELQEKDAIPLGEREESLELELPAEKVLTTPSVRKMASDLKINLRNVQGTGRDGRILKEDMLRHIESLSSSKSTPKPSQVPQQQAKAVERETTSQQPSPSTKTPQIIRPSVPVGVDRSEPIKGFKKAMAKSMTASLRIPHFGYCDEIDMTSMAALRHSLKENPMVKERGIKLSFMPFFIKAASMALHHFPVLNSSVDEACENITYKASHNIGFAMDTSLGLIVPNVKNVQSLSVMDVAIELARLQELGNKGSLGATDLTGGTFTLSNIGSIGGTYAKPVIMSPEVAIGAIGRVQVLPRFNSKGEVVRASIMQVSWSADHRVIDGASMARFSNLWKVYLENPSTMILDLK from the exons ATGCGAAGACAAGGTTTAGTTTGTCACCTTGGGCTTCAGCGCCATCTTTTCACAGTCGGACGTGATTGGtgtcgaaaatttattcgagTAAACATGGCTTCTGCTACACGTAGAATTGTTTGTAGTTTTCGACAACATAAATTATTCTATTTG AAATCTCGACTGCAATACAATGCCGTTGCACTGCCTTTCAATCTCGCTGGACCTTACGGTTATGTCGAACAAATTCACCCATTAGCTACTAGATTTTTCCATGCttccaaaacattttatggCGAAAAGGTACCTTTCAAACTTTCCGACATAGGCGAAGGAATCACCGAAGTTACGGTTAAAGAATG GTATGTAAAGGAAGGTGATAAAGTTGCCCAGTTTGACCCTATCTGTGAGGTCCAGAGTGACAAAGCGTCAGTAACCATTACTAGTCGCTATGATGGTTTAATTAGTAAATTACATTATGCAGTAGATGAAATGGCCAAGGTTGGCACACCACTGGTGGATATTGAAGTTAGTGGTTCAGTTTCAG aAGCCCCAGTTGAGGAACTGCAAGAGAAAGATGCCATACCACTGGGTGAGCGAGAAGAGAGTCTGGAACTGGAACTTCCAGCAGAGAAAGTTTTAACAACACCATCTGTCAGGAAAATGGCCAGTGATCTGAAA ATCAATCTAAGAAATGTACAGGGAACTGGTAGAGATGGTCGTATTTTAAAGGAAGATATGCTTCGCCACATAGAATCACTGAGCAGCTCTAAGAGTACTCCAAAACCTTCTCAAGTACCACAGCAACAAGCCAAAGCTGTCGAACGAGAAACTACTTCCCAGCAACCGTCACCTTCAACAAAAACACCGCAGATAATAAGGCCAAGCGTTCCTGTTGGAGTAGACAGATCCGAACCAATTAAAGGATTTAAGAAGGCAATGGCAAAATCCATGACTGCTTCACTG CGAATCCCCCATTTCGGTTATTGTGATGAAATTGACATGACATCGATGGCTGCACTAAGACATTCTTTAAAAGAGAATCCCATGGTTAAGGAGCGTGGCATCAAACTTTCTTTTATGCCATTTTTCATTAAAGCTGCATCTATGGCTTTACATCATTTCCCAGTTCTCAATTCTTCAGTTGATGAAGCCTGTGAAAACATTACTTACAA AGCCTCTCATAATATCGGATTTGCTATGGACACCAGTCTTGGATTGATCGTGCCAAATGTTAAAAATGTCCAGTCATTGTCTGTAATGGATGTTGCCATTGAACTAGCCAGGCTCCAAGAGCTAGGCAATAAAGGAAGTTTAGGTGCTACCGATTTAACCGGTGGTACTTTTACCTTATCCAACATCGGATCG ATCGGTGGAACTTACGCTAAGCCAGTAATTATGTCACCCGAGGTTGCCATCGGAGCAATTGGTCGTGTCCAG GTACTTCCGCGCTTCAACAGCAAAGGCGAGGTAGTGAGAGCATCCATCATGCAAGTTAGCTGGTCAGCAGATCATCGTGTGATTGATGGGGCTTCAATGGCTAGATTTTCGAATTTGTGGAAAGTCTATCTAGAAAATCCCAGCACCATGATCTTGGATTTGAAGTGA
- the LOC116921899 gene encoding pumilio homolog 3: MTLKSNKKTKKQFVAEDSPGFTHSESKLIDQLEAKKKVKHVKQTEEESAKVGNMFKKKKKVVDSEDEEIVEKPKKSQKVKMDVDEGDFEVVKHSKKTKSTESLSEVVVPGFSAPKKAAPKRKHEGEEGPAKKTKKVGGEKSSVFKKKEKEALKVERKTKENENRYLLSVKAKKLWEELRREDTTKEKQLSLSADLYGLIKTHAQELVFAHDTARVIECLFEKASQDIRDALFNELKSHTINLAKSQYAHFYLMKVLRHGNKEQRNYVITALSGKVVFLMKHKFASKVVETAYNDWANASQRALLSQEFYGPEFKLFKDETITTLSAALAKHPEKKEVFLKHMNQAIEPIIAKGVFNHSLLHRLTNEYLTHCSENERSEMIQSLRQAVIQVLHTRDGARIGMTCIWYGTQKDRKDIIKSFKGHVAKICQEEHGHMVLMALFDSVDDTKLVAKAIVTEIATNWREIVVHEHGRKVVMYLLAGRDPKYTHPQIIDILKQGDGNPNSKKDMATRHKELLQYASPAWLEAVSYEPEMWLKDSKNCLVLGSILKFCVGNELQTAFKAIASVIGNPLDQDLRNAFSSDGEKVQHWVEQSAVHMVVKKLVQFDKLRTQPPYFSQAIIDEVDAEEIKGWLSCNRAAFLLVNLVETEIDSVTQAVLEKLKNLRKFLQKQTNKGANILDSKLSKLEPI, from the exons ATGACTTTGAAAagtaacaagaaaaccaagaaACAATTTGTAGCTGAAGATTCGCCGGGATTCACTCATTCAGAAAGTAAACTTATTGACCAACTGGAAGccaagaaaaaagtaaaacatGTAAAACAAACTGAGGAAGAGTCAGCCAAAGTTGGTAATAtgtttaagaagaaaaagaaggttgTTGATTCTGAAGACGAGGAAATTGTTGAGAAACCCAAAAAGTCACAGAAAGTTAAAATGGATGTAGATGAAGGTGACTTTGAAGTAGTCAAGCATtctaagaaaacaaaatcaacagaaTCATTGAGCGAGGTTGTCGTGCCTGGCTTTTCAGCACCCAAAAAAGCAGCACCAAAACGCAAGCATGAAGGAGAAGAAGGACCTgccaagaaaaccaaaaaggtAGGCGGAGaaaaatcaagtgtttttaaaaagaaggaaaaagaagcaCTTAAAGTTGAGCGTAAAAccaaagagaatgaaaaccGCTATTTACTGTCAGTAAAAGCCAAAAAGTTATGGGAAGAGCTAAGAAGGGAAGatacaacaaaagaaaaacagcttTCACTTAGTGCTGATCTTTATGGACTAATTAAGACTCATGCACAAGAA TTGGTGTTTGCCCATGATACAGCCAGAGTAATTGAATGCTTGTTTGAAAAGGCATCTCAGGATATCAGAGATGCCTTATTCAATGAACTTAAAAGTCACACTATTAACTTGGCTAAATCTCAATATgcccatttttatttgatgaaaGTTCTACGCCATGGCAATAAAGAGCAGCGAAACTATGTCATCACTGCACTGAGTGGCAAAGTTGTTTTCCTCATGAAACACAAG TTCGCCTCTAAAGTGGTAGAAACTGCGTATAACGATTGGGCAAACGCAAGCCAACGCGCTTTGCTCAGTCAAGAGTTCTACGGACCGGAATTTAAACTTTTTAAGGATGAAACCATTACTACGCTTAGCGCTGCTCTGGCTAAACatcccgaaaaaaaagaagtgttCCTCAAGCATATGAATCAGGCTATTGAGCCAATCATTGCCAAAG GTGTGTTCAATCACAGTCTGTTGCACCGTCTTACGAATGAGTATTTGACCCATTGCAGTGAAAATGAACGATCTGAAATGATTCAGAGTCTTCGTCAGGCAGTCATCCAAGTTCTGCATACTCGTGATGGAGCCCGTATCGGAATGACATGTATCTGGTACGGTACACAAAAAGATCGAAAG GATATCATTAAAAGTTTCAAAGGCCATGTGGCTAAAATCTGCCAGGAAGAACACGGCCATATGGTGTTGATGGCGCTTTTCGATTCGGTGGATGACACTAAACTCGTAGCGAAAGCTATTGTTACAGAAATCGCTACCAATTGGAGAGAAATTGTCGTTCACGAGCACGGTCGAAAGGTTGTCATGTACTTACTTGCCGGACGTGATCCAAAGTATACCCACCCACAAATCATTGACATCCTAAAACAAGGAGATGGTAACCCCAACAGTAAAAAAGATATGGCCACTCGCCATAAGGAACTTCTTCAGTATGCTTCTCCCGCATGGCTAGAGGCTGTGTCATACGAGCCTGAAATGTGGTTAAAGGATAGCAAGAATTGCCTTGTCCTCGGCTCCATTCTCAAGTTCTGCGTTGGAAACGAATTACAGACTGCTTTCAAAGCAATAGCTTCAGTTATTGGTAATCCTTTGGATCAAGACCTCAGAAACGCATTTAGCTCAGATGGCGAAAAGGTCCAACATTGGGTGGAACAATCGGCTGTCCATATGGTTGTAAAAAAGCTAGTTCAGTTTGACAAGCTTCGAACGCAGCCACCGTATTTTAGCCAGGCGATCATTGACGAAGTTGATGCTGAAGAAATCAAAGGTTGGCTAAGCTGTAATCGTGCTGCTTTCTTACTTGTTAATCTGGTTGAGACAGAAATCGATAGCGTCACACAAGCCGTTTTAGAAAAGCTGAAGAATTTGAGAAAATTCTTGCAGAAACAAACCAACAAAGGCGCCAACATTCTCGATTCAAAATTGTCCAAACTTGAACCAATCTAG
- the LOC116921901 gene encoding lipoamide acyltransferase component of branched-chain alpha-keto acid dehydrogenase complex, mitochondrial isoform X1, which translates to MRRQGLVCHLGLQRHLFTVGRDWCRKFIRVNMASATRRIVCSFRQHKLFYLKSRLQYNAVALPFNLAGPYGYVEQIHPLATRFFHASKTFYGEKVPFKLSDIGEGITEVTVKEWYVKEGDKVAQFDPICEVQSDKASVTITSRYDGLISKLHYAVDEMAKVGTPLVDIEVSGSVSGKSLYYSVFEFSFKIFFLEAPVEELQEKDAIPLGEREESLELELPAEKVLTTPSVRKMASDLKINLRNVQGTGRDGRILKEDMLRHIESLSSSKSTPKPSQVPQQQAKAVERETTSQQPSPSTKTPQIIRPSVPVGVDRSEPIKGFKKAMAKSMTASLRIPHFGYCDEIDMTSMAALRHSLKENPMVKERGIKLSFMPFFIKAASMALHHFPVLNSSVDEACENITYKASHNIGFAMDTSLGLIVPNVKNVQSLSVMDVAIELARLQELGNKGSLGATDLTGGTFTLSNIGSIGGTYAKPVIMSPEVAIGAIGRVQVLPRFNSKGEVVRASIMQVSWSADHRVIDGASMARFSNLWKVYLENPSTMILDLK; encoded by the exons ATGCGAAGACAAGGTTTAGTTTGTCACCTTGGGCTTCAGCGCCATCTTTTCACAGTCGGACGTGATTGGtgtcgaaaatttattcgagTAAACATGGCTTCTGCTACACGTAGAATTGTTTGTAGTTTTCGACAACATAAATTATTCTATTTG AAATCTCGACTGCAATACAATGCCGTTGCACTGCCTTTCAATCTCGCTGGACCTTACGGTTATGTCGAACAAATTCACCCATTAGCTACTAGATTTTTCCATGCttccaaaacattttatggCGAAAAGGTACCTTTCAAACTTTCCGACATAGGCGAAGGAATCACCGAAGTTACGGTTAAAGAATG GTATGTAAAGGAAGGTGATAAAGTTGCCCAGTTTGACCCTATCTGTGAGGTCCAGAGTGACAAAGCGTCAGTAACCATTACTAGTCGCTATGATGGTTTAATTAGTAAATTACATTATGCAGTAGATGAAATGGCCAAGGTTGGCACACCACTGGTGGATATTGAAGTTAGTGGTTCAGTTTCAGGTAAAAGTTTATATTATAGTGTATTTGAATTCagttttaaaatcttttttttagaAGCCCCAGTTGAGGAACTGCAAGAGAAAGATGCCATACCACTGGGTGAGCGAGAAGAGAGTCTGGAACTGGAACTTCCAGCAGAGAAAGTTTTAACAACACCATCTGTCAGGAAAATGGCCAGTGATCTGAAA ATCAATCTAAGAAATGTACAGGGAACTGGTAGAGATGGTCGTATTTTAAAGGAAGATATGCTTCGCCACATAGAATCACTGAGCAGCTCTAAGAGTACTCCAAAACCTTCTCAAGTACCACAGCAACAAGCCAAAGCTGTCGAACGAGAAACTACTTCCCAGCAACCGTCACCTTCAACAAAAACACCGCAGATAATAAGGCCAAGCGTTCCTGTTGGAGTAGACAGATCCGAACCAATTAAAGGATTTAAGAAGGCAATGGCAAAATCCATGACTGCTTCACTG CGAATCCCCCATTTCGGTTATTGTGATGAAATTGACATGACATCGATGGCTGCACTAAGACATTCTTTAAAAGAGAATCCCATGGTTAAGGAGCGTGGCATCAAACTTTCTTTTATGCCATTTTTCATTAAAGCTGCATCTATGGCTTTACATCATTTCCCAGTTCTCAATTCTTCAGTTGATGAAGCCTGTGAAAACATTACTTACAA AGCCTCTCATAATATCGGATTTGCTATGGACACCAGTCTTGGATTGATCGTGCCAAATGTTAAAAATGTCCAGTCATTGTCTGTAATGGATGTTGCCATTGAACTAGCCAGGCTCCAAGAGCTAGGCAATAAAGGAAGTTTAGGTGCTACCGATTTAACCGGTGGTACTTTTACCTTATCCAACATCGGATCG ATCGGTGGAACTTACGCTAAGCCAGTAATTATGTCACCCGAGGTTGCCATCGGAGCAATTGGTCGTGTCCAG GTACTTCCGCGCTTCAACAGCAAAGGCGAGGTAGTGAGAGCATCCATCATGCAAGTTAGCTGGTCAGCAGATCATCGTGTGATTGATGGGGCTTCAATGGCTAGATTTTCGAATTTGTGGAAAGTCTATCTAGAAAATCCCAGCACCATGATCTTGGATTTGAAGTGA